CTGCACTGAAGGGGGGGAGGGTTGGAGAGCAAAGGTTTAAGTCCAACctgcctgggaggaaggggggccCGCCAATGGAATTTCAGTAGGAAGGCGGTACCAATGGAATCAGAAGAGGAGGGGCCGGGGCCGAATTGGTAAAGGAACAACCAATTGACTTTCAGAAGGGTGTGGTCATCCGCAAGTGTGGTGGCATAGAAGGGCGGGGCAGCTTCAGGAGTGACAAATCAGAGAGCAGGGGGCGTAGCTAAAAGGGTGGGTTGGAAGTTCTGTCCCATTCCCAGCAAATCACAGAACTAGATAACAACTCCCCACTATACAGACAAATAAATTGAGGCACTGAGCTCAAATTCCCCTCCCAGTTATACAACATATGGGGCAAAGTTGGGTTCTCACATCTCTTCCTGGtccaagttattttatttatttattttttaaaaatatatctttattaatttcagagaggaagggagagggaaagagagagagagagacatcaatgatgagagataatcattgattggctgcctcctgcatatccccgactagggatcaagcccgcaacccaggcatgtgcccttgaccggaatcgaacctgggacccttcagtccacaggctgactctctatccactgagccaagccagcgagggctattttatttcttaaagctgACCTTATTGTTACTCCTTtcatagaagaggaaactgagattcagaggctTGTCCAAGCTTACCCAAGTCTACCTGATGACAGCTACTAAGAAATGCTACTCTCTCCCCCAACAACTCCTATGTAATTGAGCACTTTATAGCACTCCATTTCCAAGCACCCTATTCGGTAGATACCATgatgatccccattttatagggAAAGAAACAGATTCAAAGAGATAAAATGATTTGCCCAAGTAAGTGACACAAACCCAGGTCAAAGCCTTCCCCTTCACTATACTGAGCAGAATAAGTAGGTCCTATTGCACTCTACAAGGTGTTTCCATTTCCAAGGAAGATAGTTTCTTCTGGGAAGAGAAATTTATGGCTATTAGTCATTCACACTttagtgagaattaacaaaccaCTGAAGTGGCAGATAATTGGCGTCTACTTTGTAAGTTGAAACAGGGGATGTGACCAGAGTAGAAAATAGAGGGACTCAAGCACCTGCAAATGCCTTGGAGATGTGGTCTTTCTTCCACTCCCAGGGCTGATCATACTCATCTGCTGGCCTTTCATCTTCCTGGGGCTGCCGGCTCTGTCCAGGCCTTTGCCCTGAAAAAGGCCTGTCTCCTGGCTCCCCATCCTGCTCCTCATAGGGAGTGTCATACAGCTGCACTGCCCTACAAGGCAGTTCTGGGAGGCCAAGGACACTGGTCAGATCCCACTCCCACCTGGGACCCGGTCATCCTCCCCCAAGCCCTGCTCACTCACCACTCACGACCCGCTGGGCATCATAGGGTTCCATGTAGCCATCGTCTGGGGGTGGCGGATGAGGCTGGGCATCAAAGGGGTCCGAGTACTCGGTGTCGACTTCTGACTggtgagagaaggaaagggagacgAGGCGGCTCTGGATACGCCCGGCCCCTCTGAGCCCTCTGACACATCCCCTCCCAGCAGTTCTCTtttctggggggaggagggagtctCCGCTACCACCCAGGAATGTTTGCAAGAAAGATGCCAGCTTCCCCTATGCCCTTTCTTCATGCAGTTCTGACCCTTCCCGACATAGACCCCCTCACCTCCTTctttcaatcattttttaaatatatattttcattgatttcagagaggaagggagagagacagaaacatcaatgatgagagagaatcattaattggctgcctcctgcacgccccctactggggggatctagcctgcaatctgggccctgcccttggctgaaatcaaacctgggaccctttagtctgaacACGGCtagggcagtttttttttttaatcctcacgggAGGATGCTTTTGTCCACTgctttcagagtggaagggaaggggacagacagagagagaaacatcgatgtgagagactcATCCATTGGATGCCTCCCACTCACATGTGcctgaacctgcaactgagacaCATGCCCGAGACCGGAATTCAACCCCAGACTCTTCAGTCCTCCGGCCaacactgtccactgagccagactgacTAGGGcttcaataattttaaagtttatcagCTGCCagcactgttctaaatgcttgATGTATATTTACTTGTCATATCAACATTCCGTAGAcacattatccccattttacagatgaggaaaccaaggcacagagcgggtaagtaacttgctcagggtcacagagctggtaagAGGCAGGTTTTGATCCCAGGTTGTCTGagtccctgcctccttctccctttctctgtacCATCAACCCAACACAGCCTCTCCTAACCCTCCCCAAATCCTTCTCTGTTTCCACTGAGGGTTTGCAGTGATCCTCTAAGAAAAATACtatagcccggccggtgtggctcagtggttgaaggtcaacctatgaaccaggaggtcacagttggattcctgttCAAGGCACACACCGggactgtgggctcgatccccaatagggggcatgcaggaggcagccgatcaatgattctctcttatcattgatgtttctatctctctttccctgtcccttcgtctgaaatcaatttaaaatatatattaaaaaaaagaaaaagaaaaatcatgggCATTGGAGGCAGGTCTGGAGTTAGACCATGTGACCACAGGCGAATTGCTTCTTTACttttctgtgagcctcagtttccaggtctggtaaatgggaataataacaggcAGTTCAGGGAGTAGTGGTGAGGATGTTTCAGTGCCCAGTAAGGGAGCCAGTGGCTCAGGTCTGTTTTAGAAAGCTTCCTCCAGCTGCGAGAggaaggagctggggggggggggggcctggagaGGGACATCAGGGGCAGGACAATGCCCGGCAGGCAGAGAGGTGGGTGCACCAGCACTGTGCGCTGAAAGGGGACAGACATCACACTTCGCCCAGCGGCTGAAGGACTGGGGAGTGTCTGCGGTCACACATTCAACATGCCCCCCAAGTCCAGGGCCCAGCCTGGTCCTCCCCGCCCAGTCTCTTAGGGCACCCAGCTCCGCCCCTTAGCCACGCACCTCCGCCCCTGCACTGCCCAGCAAGACCTTGGCTCTGGCCACCTCGGCCATGTCGGCTGCCTCCACCTTGATGAGCCGGTGCTTGGGGAGTCGTACTTGGAGTCCCCGGGGCCCGCAGGGTCTGGCTTCCAGGCGGCTGTCCGCGTCCTCATAAGGGTCCTCGAAGTCCAGATTCTTCTGTTCCAGGTAGGCCCGCAGGATGTCGCTTTCCGTGTAGTCGGGAGTGGGTGGCTGCGGAGGGGGCCTCCGACCGCCAAAGCTCAGGTAGTCCCGTAGCCACTTGGCCATTTGAGCCCGCGTCACCCCAACACCTGGCTACTGTAAAGGGGAGACACACATGCCCTCTTCCGGGTGCCTTCCTCAGCAGATTCCcccgggaggaggagggggaggagggagagaggaggggggggggggagggggaggaggagagggaaggggatgaggaggaggaggagaagggaaggggatgagggggaggaggagaagggaaggggaggaggaggaggaggagaagggaagggaggaggagggaagggaggaggagggaaggggatgaggggaggaggaggagggaaggggatgaggggaagaagaggagggaaggNNNNNNNNNNNNNNNNNNNNNNNNNNNNNNNNNNNNNNNNNNNNNNNNNNNNNNNNNNNNNNNNNNNNNNNNNNNNNNNNNNNNNNNNNNNNNNNNNNNNNNNNNNNNNNNNNNNNNNNNNNNNNNNNNNNNNNNNNNNNNNNNNNNNNNNNNNNNNNNNNNNNNNNNNNNNNNNNNNNNNNNNNNNNNNNNNNNNNNNNTAAGGTTCTCCGCCTCCCGCTCCGcggctgccccctccctccccctccgaGGTGCCTGAGACCTTCTgttctggggaggggggagccgcGGCTACGGAGGGAGGGGATGCGAGGCGGGAGTCGCGGCGCCGCGGGAGCCGGACGCGGACCCGGAGGGCAGAGGCGGGCGGGAGCCGACAGGCGCTGACCTTCAGGGGAGTGCGAGGCGCACGGGCGGGTTGGGGGAGAGGGCGGTGGAAATTGGCCGGGAAAAGGGGGGCTGGACTTGACCACGAGACCGGGCGGGCTGACCAGCAGAGGGGGTGAGAGTGACCACCACAACTGGCCATTCAAATTGGACCAGGGTCTGGCGGCGAAGCTGACCCggagatgggggggtggggattgTCGCAGGGGTCACCGCAGCGAGGCTgacccagaggaagagagaggaaacaacgccggggacccccccccccggactCCCCAGGGGCACTAATGGCAGGATGGGGAGCGGGCTGGGCAGCTGGCCCGGGGAAGGGAGATGGTATCTGCCTGGCGAGTGTCCTCAGCATCTGTCCCTTTGTGGCTTctggggagggggccgggagggggacAGAAATGGGGGGTCTGCTGGGCCTGGCGGCAGCTGCAGTGTCTGGGGGCGAGAACACTAgcggtttgggggagggggagaggccgcTTCCAGAGCCAACACATTTGCCTTCGTTCCCCATAAGGGCTTGCTCGGTCCCCTAATACTGGAGTGAGAGAGGGTGGTCAGGGAGGGTGGGATCCCAGATTTccttctcccagccccccaggctgggcaggtgccTATGgcgtggaggggagggaggacccGAACTCAGAGCTGACGGTGCTGAGCTGCCCCTGGGAAGAGCAGTGGGGCTAGGGCGATTGAAAGGGGCAGCAGTAGAATTTGGGGAACCAGCTAGTACTGTGAGAGACATGAATCCTGCTCTGTTCACCGTGATGGTTTTATTCTGATGAAAGAAGGCACATTCCACCCGGCTGGAGCTGACCCGGAGATGCCGCCCTTCCTCCCCATTCGGAGCTGCctgttatcatggaaagatgaacaacttTGCTGCAGAAACCGGAATCGCCAGCCCTTTGAAGGTCCCCAGCCCTTTTGcccacctgcaggcctttgcagacctccagcctgtGCCTGTTAACTGCCCATCTGGCACTCCTTTCGGCTATTTCCCCGTGTAACCCCAGCCCCtgcatatcactaagccctttgaagacTCCTAGTCCTTTTGCACATCTGTGAACggcccttttgcctacttctccTTTGTACTTTtactatataagcagctggctcatggtggggtgcagagcaggttTCTGTGGCTACTGTAAAGGGGAGACACACATGCCCTCTTCCAGGTGCCTTGCTCAGATTTCCCAGGAAGGAGGGGGCGGAGGAGGGTCAGGTGTGCCCCTTGGTTGGGCTCAGGGGAGggtaaaaaggagagaaaaaggaggcCATGACTCAACCCCGTCTCTGCTTCATTGAGTAGTGAcgggcagcccagacccattgtCCAGTTACATATTCGCTGCCCCTGGGAAGAACAGTGGGGCTGGGGCTAGGGCTATGCTTCCGCACTTTGCTTCCGTGGCTTGAAATATGGGACTTCTGATAGGAAACCCCCAAAGAGCTAGAGGAAGGACTGCCCGAGGGAGAGCCATTTTTTCctggtggggaaactgaggcacggggaggGAGCAGGACTTGCTTAGAGCCACCCCGCAGCTCATTTCTCCCTGGACGCCAGGATACGGCCTGGCTTGGGGTGGCATTAGAGACCCACTAGAGTCTCTTCATGGAATCAGTGGCTCTCCATCTCCACTCCACTGCTAGCCCCATTTTCCAGGTGGGAACACTGAGGTCCACAGCTGACGAGGCAAAGCCGCTAACAGCAGCAGGGGCTTGCTTCCCTGTGTCCTCCTCGCTCTGGCTGTGTCACCCAACACAAACCTGTTGAATGAACCCAGTGCTCCCTCCAGAAGCACATGCATTCAGCCTCCCAACCCCAACATGCCCACTCTGATCAGACAGCAGCCCTGGGGACCGCTGGGGAGCACAGCGGGTAATTGTCCTGTTTTCTGTCCGCCGCCAGGCAATTCCAGGCTCGGCTCAGGGCTGAGCTGATGACAGATCTCATCAAATCCGAGTCCTCACCCTGGCAAGTAAACACCCGGCGTCTGaggtataaatatttgaaagGGCCTTCTAATTACAGTTTGTGTCAGGAATAGCAATGAGAGCCCCGCAGGCGGAATCAAACGGCATTTGACTTTCCTGCGCTTTTGAGCTGGCTTCTCCTGGGACTGCCCCTCCACCGCCAGGCAGGGAgcggggaagggggtggggaggagctggaggaggaggagggggacaggaGAGCCGGGGTGGGCATCCTGCGACCTTGAGGTATGACCTGTGAAGCCACATGACCTCTTGGGGTTTGGCTTTCTGATTGGAGACCAGGGAGCCACGGAGCGGTGCTTGGAGGGGGCCCTACAGGACAGAGGCAAGAAGGTGGGTGGTCTggtgtcctccctccccccagcactaCCCCCAGGCGGTTCAATAGGGCTCCTCCCCGGTGGGGCTCAGCCTGCCTGACCTTGGGCAGTGGTTTGGAGTGTTCTCCCATCTTTTCTATGGGAAGGTAACAGCTCACCTCTGTTGAGCACTTATTGCCTGGCACTGTTTGgggcactttttatttttatttttaaataatgatttttagagagaaaaacatcgatgtgagagcaccaacatcaatccgctgccgcctcccctcccccaacgtGGATTGAGCCCatagcctgggtatgtgccctgaccaggaatctaaggggcaaccctttggtgcaccgGATAaccccaactaactgagccacactggccagggcgagtgggcactttttaaaaagatataatccACATGCCCTACAATTTACCTGTTTAAAGTGTATACTTGCGTGGATTTTAGTATGTTCAGAAGATGGCGTAACCCTTTCCACTATCTAATTCCTGAACATTTTATCACCCCAAATTTAGCAGTAACCCCTTATTCTCCCCAAATCTCTATTCCATGGCATCCATGAACCTACTTTTTGTTCCTGAGGGTTGGCCTGCCCTGGACATTGCACTTAAATGGACTCACACGCTGTGTGGCCTTTCACATCTGGCTCCTCCATGGAGCATCACGTGCTCAAGGCTCACCCACGTGGCCTGTGTCTGTGCTTCAGTCCTTCACGTGGCTGAGTACTGGTCAGTGCACGGAGTGAGCAGGTGCTCACCATGTGCTCAGAGTGGATGGGACCTCAggaaggagctgggggggggggctggctgggggctgTGCCTGCCCCTCTGTTCCCGCTGGATCAAGTCTGGAGTGGGGATGGGAGCCAAAGCAGGAGGACAGAAGGGACAAGGCAGGGACGGCTCACGGctgatctgagggaggaggcGTGGCCCTGCTTTAGGAGCTCCCAGTCTGACAGGGGAGACAAGCTTTGCTCCCAGAAGCTCCTAGACACAGTCATGCCTTCCTTAACGCAGTCTGAAGGGAGAGGCCAGGTGGATACGTGCATGCCTTAATAGGCTCTGACAGGAGAAACATGGCCCTACCCTCTGGAAGCACCCAGTGTGACGGGGAGGCACGGCCCTACCCTCTGGAAGCACCCAGTGTGACGGGGAGGCAGGGCCCTACCCGCTGGAAGCACCCAGTGTGACGGGGAGACATGGCCCTACCCGCTGGAAGCACCCAGTGTGACGGGGAGGCAGGGCTCTGACTTCAGGGGCTTCTAAGCTGAGGAGAGACACATGGCCCGGCCTCTGATGGAGACATACACCTGTCCTGCCCTTTGCAGTTCCCATCTGATGGGAGAAATATGCACTTTCTAATGGAGGAGACATAAGCCTTCCTCCAGGGGTCCCAGTCTGAGAGGAGAGGCACAGCCCTGTCATCATGAGTCTCCAACCTGATTGTGGCGAcacagcccagccccgcccccggggcTCCCGTCAACAGAGCATGGTGACCAAAGCAGCCTTGGAGCCTTGCAGTATTttttactttagagagaggaagggagagacagagagacctgggtcagccgcctcctgcacatgccccaaccagggagtgagccagcaacctgggcatgcgccctgacagggaatcaaccTGCCGcctttcggtgtacaggacgatgctccaaccaaccgagccacaccggccggggcggAGCCTTAGTTTTAAACCCAGGCTTCGTGCTTCACTGGCTGAGCCCTGGGAGTCTCCCCTCCTCTGTAAATGGGGCAGCAGCGGGCTGGGTGTGGAGGGAGTTTGGTGCAGGGCCTGCCTAGGGTGACggcagcccctcctctgctctgtGAAGCGCCGGCTCAGGCAGGAGTGGGCTCCAGCAGGAAGGGCGGCCACCCTGCCTGTCCCTCTGATGTGCTCAGCCAGGCAGTTCCCAGGGAAGTTGACAGAGATTCTGGATGGAGCCTGACAGCTCCCGAGAACCAGATGACAGACAGAGCTCCTGGGAAGCAGGACTGTCAGCAGCAATGGGGGAAGGGTAGCCTCCAGATAACAAGTGTGTGTGGTGGCtccaggggaggagagggaaggagggggcggggagaaagGGGGGCAGGCAGAGGCCCAGGAGGGTCTGCACACACGACAGATCCCATCCTCTGCTCACTGGGTCCTGGGAACCCCCACAAGGGAATTGGGGTTCAAGAGCAAAGCTGCTCTCAGATCACAGGGAGAACGACGCGTAAAAGCCTGGAGGGAAAAGAGAAATTAATGAGGCACTACCAGTGGCGGGGGGAGGGCCGGCGAGTGGTGGTGGAGCGCACACAGAACCAAGGCCTCCCTGGGCCTCGATTCCCTCAGTATGAATTGGGAGACACCCACTCAGTCAGGCTACAGACATTTCTGAACACCTACTAAGTGTCTGGATGGTCTTAGGTGCTGGGGACACACTCATCAACATGACACCTACCTGTTAGGTCGGagggagcccaggatcggatacatgcagacatgtgatgagataatggactacccctggaatttctcacagatcaacgtgccagacacagataccagcttctcccttaatccacatacccccacacagatactgacttctttctgaatacccccgcccatcccctgcggcagagaattcctcagctcatgtctccgcccctcacccaaccgcagtataaaaaaagcacccccctccctgttagcgtgaatccacgtgccctgtcctgggggtacgtgggtctcccggggacgcagaataaaccttttcctttcctttcttttctgagtcactggactctctatttcttgcgctgcctcctgagccacctaacctaacactatCCTTGCAAAGCTCATTGTGGATGGGGGTCTGGCAGCCCAAGGGCCTCCTGATGGGCACACCATGTGCAGGCCCCTCCCCTTGCATGTGGCTGGGACCTGGGGCTGGCTTCTCATCAGCGGAACCTGCGAAGTTGATGTCACTTCAGGAGACTCTCCTCTGCTGGTCTGACAGAGCCAGTGGTAGGTCCGTGGCAAGGAACTGGGCAACCACGCGAGGAAGCTTGGAAGCAGACCTGTTCCCATCGGGCCTTCGGAGGAGACCCCTGCCCCGGCTGACATCTCAATTACAGCCATGAGACCCTGAAGCAGAGAACCCAGCAAAAACACGTCAGGCTCCTGTGTTTTTAGCTGCTAACTTGGGTCATGTGTTATGCAGCACTGGACAACTCATACAGGGAGGAACGGGCAGAAAATACACCTCCTTAAGGCACCCTCtcagaacttttttaaaatatatttttgttgatttcagagaggaaggaagagggagagagagacagaaacatcaatgatgagagagaaccgttgatctgctgcctcctgcaggccccatactggggttcgagcctgcaacccaggcatgtgccctcgaccggaatcgaacccaggaccctttagtccacaggccgacgctctatccactgagccaaaacagccaaGGCTCTCAGGACTTTCTTACCttgctttatttcattattattattttttttttttacttattttttaccCTGCTTTATTTCCATCATCGTTACCACCACCTCTAGTACCCatttaccttatttttatttcattattacatTTAGATATGTTTACTCTCTTATCCCCAGTCTTCCAACAAGAGCGTCACCTTTATGAGTGGAGACTGTTTTTCTTCACCTGCTGTAGCGCCAGTGCCTGAGACAGAGCTGGGCATATAGTGGATGCtcaaaaaatattgttttgaatGCGCAAATGGATTAATATACTTGCACTGGGAAACTAAACACGTGAGTTTGTATAACGAGCTTAGCACAAGGTGTGGCCCATGCTAAGTGCTGCACAAACGTTAGCTGATGTTGTTACTCATTAAATGGACTCTGGGTACCCCATCCGCCGGGCCACACGGAGGAGAAGGAAGCTGGTCCCTTCCCTAGAGATGACAGCAGCCAGCAGAGCGGCAGGGAGAGTGAGAGCTTAGACATTGGGAAAGGGATTTCTTGGCCACCCTCCCCTGGAGGCTGTGGGCAGCTGAGTTGGGTGACCCTAACGGGCCAGCAAATCTTCTCTATAAACATGTCGGCTTTGAGGCCATGGAGTGTCAGTTGTAACTGTTCAACTCTGCCACTGGAGAGTGGAAGCAGCCATCCATGCATGATATGCACACAAATGTGCAAGCcagtgtgccaataaaactttatttacaaaaacaggccatGGGCCAGGTGTTGCATGGACTGTAGTTTACTAAGCCATGTGTTAGAATGGAGTTAGGttaataaagggtgtcccaaaattcacgcaagaa
The sequence above is a segment of the Myotis daubentonii chromosome 5, mMyoDau2.1, whole genome shotgun sequence genome. Coding sequences within it:
- the SHD gene encoding SH2 domain-containing adapter protein D — translated: MAKWLRDYLSFGGRRPPPQPPTPDYTESDILRAYLEQKNLDFEDPYEDADSRLEARPCGPRGLQVRLPKHRLIKVEAADMAEVARAKVLLGSAGAESEVDTEYSDPFDAQPHPPPPDDGYMEPYDAQRVVSELPCRAVQLYDTPYEEQDGEPGDRPFSGQRPGQSRQPQEDERPADEYDQPWEWKKDHISKAFAVQFDSPEWERTPGSAKELRKPPPRSPHLAERVDPALPLEKQPWFHGPLSRADAENLLLLCKEGSYLVRLSETSPQDCSLSLRSSQGFLHLKFAWTRENQLVLGQHSGPFASVPELVLHYSSRPLPVQGAEHLALLYPVVTQGPRPGASAPGPAP